The proteins below are encoded in one region of Terriglobia bacterium:
- a CDS encoding response regulator produces the protein MLIDDDRELGILLQECLQEEFELHPAFDGVSGLQEALSHSYAAVILDLMLPCMSGLEVLKHLRKESAIPVLVLSACGSDKSRIAALELGADDYLSKPFQLKELVTSLRAILTG, from the coding sequence TTGCTCATCGATGACGATCGCGAGCTAGGCATCCTGTTGCAGGAGTGCTTGCAAGAAGAGTTCGAGTTGCATCCGGCATTCGACGGGGTTAGCGGGTTACAAGAGGCATTGAGCCACTCATACGCCGCAGTTATCCTTGATCTCATGTTGCCATGCATGAGCGGGCTGGAGGTCCTCAAGCATCTCAGGAAAGAGAGCGCCATACCGGTGCTGGTTTTAAGTGCCTGCGGCAGCGACAAAAGCCGCATTGCGGCTCTTGAACTCGGCGCGGACGACTACCTTTCCAAACCGTTCCAGCTAAAGGAACTCGTGACAAGCTTGCGGGCTATTCTAACTGGCTGA
- a CDS encoding VWA domain-containing protein: protein MRLSIRAARRPISLIIIALGAMLTSTGRAVCQDVNVHISPRDTQANRNPSAQESGNHFKPFREDVDLILVPATVTDSMDRLVTGLDKDNFAIYQDKAKESVQALWSEDSPVSVGIIFDISGSMNDKVLQASQAVTEFLKIANPEDEFFLITFSDRPQLVSRFSRKIERIEDKLILTQPKGRTALLDAIYLALSAMSEARNKRKALLIISDGGDNHSRYTEREIKSRVEEADVQIFAVGLFDAVTTTPEEQFGPELLSDITEATGGESFTVSNLNDLPDVAAKIAIALRDEYVLAYKPSIKPHDGKWHKIRVKLLPPKGLPPLHVSAKKGFYAPPE, encoded by the coding sequence ATGCGATTGTCGATCAGGGCTGCTCGTCGTCCTATTTCTTTGATCATAATCGCCCTCGGTGCGATGCTGACCTCAACGGGTCGAGCTGTTTGCCAAGATGTTAACGTACATATCTCTCCGCGCGACACGCAAGCGAATAGGAATCCCTCAGCCCAAGAGTCAGGCAATCACTTCAAGCCTTTTCGCGAGGACGTCGATCTAATCTTGGTGCCTGCAACGGTGACCGATTCAATGGATCGTCTGGTTACCGGCCTGGATAAAGATAACTTTGCGATCTATCAGGACAAGGCGAAGGAGAGCGTCCAGGCTCTCTGGAGTGAAGATAGCCCGGTGTCAGTCGGAATCATTTTTGACATCAGCGGGAGCATGAATGACAAGGTCCTTCAAGCCAGCCAAGCAGTCACTGAATTCCTGAAGATCGCCAATCCGGAAGATGAGTTCTTTTTGATCACCTTCTCTGACCGTCCGCAACTCGTATCCAGATTCAGCCGCAAAATTGAGAGGATCGAAGACAAGCTCATTTTGACCCAGCCGAAGGGGCGTACAGCGCTACTCGATGCGATCTATCTCGCATTATCGGCTATGAGCGAGGCGCGCAATAAACGCAAGGCGTTGCTAATCATCTCTGATGGAGGTGACAATCACAGCCGCTACACGGAAAGGGAGATCAAATCGCGCGTGGAAGAAGCTGACGTCCAGATTTTTGCCGTAGGTTTGTTCGATGCGGTTACAACTACTCCGGAGGAACAATTTGGGCCCGAACTGCTTTCTGACATCACTGAAGCCACCGGTGGCGAGAGCTTCACTGTATCAAACTTGAACGATCTTCCTGATGTCGCAGCGAAGATAGCGATCGCCCTTCGGGACGAATACGTTCTCGCTTACAAACCCTCGATAAAGCCCCATGATGGCAAGTGGCACAAGATCCGAGTTAAATTACTGCCGCCAAAAGGTCTTCCGCCGTTGCATGTCTCCGCGAAAAAGGGATTCTACGCGCCTCCAGAGTGA